One Trichormus variabilis 0441 genomic window, TGATAATTTTCTGGTAATTGCCCATTTTCATCAATATAGGGAATATATTCGAGGTTGACTAAATTAGGAATATTAATTTCGGTTGTCATAAATTTGTTAGGTTAATTTTTTTTAAACCCAGGATATTTCTACAGGGGTACTCGATCAACTTATCATGACCTGCGATCGCCTCCTATGGCCATCGTTAAAAGACAGGGAAGCAGAGGGAAAAACAACCTAATTACCCATTACCTAACCTTAAAACCTCCCATTCCCCTGAATAATGTGTTTGAGGGTAGTCAAAGTTTCTAGGCTGATAAACCCCCGACGATGACCTTTTTGATTCGACATCCCTAAAAACACAGAATCACCCCGTGAAGGGTTACGGGAGAAGCGTGGGGATGTGTTGATATAGGTGGAGGCGCTGTTAACTCCTAAGGCGAATTGGCGACTTTCTTGATAGGATTCAGTGGCGATAGAATCAGCATGACCGCTACTGTATTGATTGATCCAGGCGATCGCTCCATCCAAACTATCTACCAGTTTAAATGCTACTGTCTTAGTTAAATAAGCGTTGCCCCATTCGTTATCTTTTGCTAACTGCAATTGGGGAAAGGCTTCTACTAGTTCCCCGTCACCTTTAATCTCAAATCCTTTCTCTTTCAGGCTATTCCACAAAACAGCTAAAGATGAAGGCATAGCTTGACGATGAATTAAGACTTTCTCGATAGCGTTGACGGGATCTGGTTCACTTTCGTGGCTATCGAGAATCATCCACCGTACCATGTCTAAGCTGCTATTTAACGACCAGTAGAGGTAACAGTTACCCATTGCTGACTTTAACACCGGGCAAGTTGCCTGGCGTACTACTTGCTGCACTAAGCTGGAACGTCCGTAGGGAATTACCAAGTTGATATATTGGTCTTGGGTGATTAAATCCCGCAGGGAACCGCCATGTTCTGTAGTGACAAGTTCTATACAGCCTGATGGTAGTCCGACTTCGACAATTGCGTGTTGTAATGCTTCCACGATCGCCGCATTAGAATGACTAGCTTCTGTGCTACCCTTGAGGATAATACTATTGCCAGTTTTAATACACAAACCTGCGGCGATCGCTCCTAAATCGGGAAAAGCTTCATAAATAAATCCAATTACTCCCAAAGGCATTAACTGAGAATAACTCTGAGAATCTTCTGGCTGATAGTCGGCGTTTCTCACCCGACGCAATGGGTCTGATATTTCTCCCAACCTTTGCAGAATTTCTACTGTAATCTCTAACCTGGTGGGAGTTAATTTCAACCAGTCTAAAATTAGTTCTGGCACTGCCATTTCTCGACTAGCTTCTAGATCCAAGGTATTGGCTTCTAAAATGTCGTCAAATGCGTTTTCTAGCGCCTGTGCCATTGCCAAAACAGCGCGACTACGATCTATTCCCTTAGTAGTACCTAACTTCAGGGACGCTTGAAAAGCGCGTTTGGCGCTTTTCATAGGTTCGGGACAATCATCTAAAGCTGCAACGGTCATTGAGTTATCGTCTGTAAGTAAGCCAGACCATGAGTGCTGGCAAAATAGCCAACAATACTGCCACCATTGCCCAAGCGATGATACTAGAACCATTGGCCAGTCGCAGTGCTAATGGTAGCCATATAATCACTAGCACGAAAATAATGCCCAAGGCTATAGGTAAATAGCTTTCTCGCAATTTTGGGTGGACAACTTGCCAACTATTCCCTGTCCAACGCCAAGCACGTTTGTAGGGATAGGTGGTGGAAAGCTGTTCTAATACATGGCCATTATCTTCTACAACAAAGATTTGCTGACAGCGATCGCAACCAAATGCCTCTGTCAGTGTAATCGGTACTAACCGCCCTCGGCGACGGCAAGGACACGGGTATTCGGTATTGAAATCGATTTTTTCGGGTTTTTTAGATTGCACAAGCGTTTTCAGCAATTTAAAATTCAAAATTTAAAATTAAGAACCCCATACATGACAAGTGATCAGGATTGTATGAGTGTGGGTATTAAAACCACGTTAACTTCTTGTTTAAAATTTCTGCATTTTCCTATCTAAAATTAGGATTTACGCACCCAGATTGTCTGTTGAGACTGGGTGTGAGGGGTTAAGGGTGTAGGGGTGTAATTGATTAGACATTGATAGTGCAGGCATAAAGGGTACATTTTAAGCTTACGTGGCGAACTCCCTGAAAACAATCCATTGAACTTATGCTTAACTGATGGGTTCTGCTTTTCCTGGGGAACGCTGCACGAATAGCGATCGCTATCCTTTGTTTGAAGATAGACGGGATCACTCATTCATTTCATTCTTTGGCATCATCTCTCAAATAAAGGATGATCCTGTGAGTAAAAAGCTCCGACTGTCTTTTCTGAGCTATGGACGCAGAACCACAAGAGGCGATGGCCAGAAAAATATCTTCAGTTTCCCTAACTCTCCCTCGAAGTTTTCGGGCTAATTATGCACCTGATAATAAGACTATCCACCTAGCTGGTAACTAGTGTAGTATAACCCCTATAAAAGAATGGTTGACTTACACACTAATGATTGTAGGCACTACCAAGCTACGGCTTTTGAGTCTTAAAAATACTTTTGCGTTTTTTCAAAAGCGGGTAACGCGATTCGAACGCGCGACATTCACCTTGGCAAGGTGACGCTCTACCACTGAGCTATACCCGCAAACTTCACTATATTTAAATATGCCAGATTAATTTTTATTTGTCAACTGTTTAAACTTATAAATTTTGCTAGCTGAGGGCTGGAGACAAATTAATAGGACTTACGCACCGAGGTTGTCTGTTGAGACTGGGTGTAGGGGTGTAAGGGTATAAGGGTGTAGGGGTTTTAAATTGACAGCCCTACACTCTTGTCCAAACCCTTGATTTTTTGTTTTCATGCGTAAGTCCTGACTTTTTTACACTTCTTCAGACTCTGCGGTCAATTTACCGATGCTGGCATTGGGAAACGCGGCTGGTAAGGATTGGGTTTGGGTGTAAGAATCTGTAACGTTAGAACGCAATTGGCGCATAAGGCTAGCCATTTCTAGCGCATTCATGGCATAGTCCCAACCATGATTAGCTTTAATACCTGCTCTTTCTAAAGCTTGCTGCATGGTATCTACTGTCAAAATCCCAAAAATTACAGGTACCCCTGTCTGGAAACTAGCAGCCGCAATCCCTTTAGATACTTCTGCGGAGACATAATCAAAATGGGGAGTTTGTCCGCGAATCACAGCACCAAGACAGATTATTGCATCATAACGATGGGTGAGAGCTAGTTGACGAGCAACAAGAGGTACTTCAAAACTTCCAGGAACCCAAACATAGTCCACTTGATTCCCGTGGGGATCGGGATCTACACCGTGGCGTTTTAAGCAATCTTGACATCCTGCTAGTAATTTTGTGGTTACAAGGTCATTGAACCGACCAATCACTATCGCTAAACGCAAAGGTTCTGTTTGAGTAAAAGTTCCCTCGAAAACTGCCATGACTCTACCTGGAATCTAATATACTTCTTGTCAATATACATTTCTTCTCTAAATATTGAAGAGCAGGAGAACACAATTTAGGTAGGGGAAACAAGAAAAAATGGGTAATTTTTCTTGGATCTTGTACCTGTGTTGGTGGCTCTCCTGCCCCTGTAGTGTCGATATTATTTATTTTGGCTAAGACAAAGTACTTGTCTAGACCACAAAAAAGTTTAACAACCCGACTAAAAGCACCAAGGCAATCCAAACACCAGAACCAAGCCAAAGGAGCTTTTTAGATTCAACCCAGCTTTGTGGTGTGGCATAAGCAACAGGCACGCCCACAACTAGAACAAAAGACACCAACACAAGTGATATCAACGCAAATTGGAATATTATGGTCATTTTGACTTCTCCCAAGACAGCGAAATACTAAAGAAAGTACTAAAAATAGAATATCGTAACTGGCGACACCGACAGTTTTTCCTTAATTGTAAGCTACCAGAAATTGGGTCACTATGGACTAGTGACCATAGTCAATACTTTCGGGGTGTAATGCCCTAGATGGTTGAAAGGACGAAGGTTAACGGCAACAGACAAGGCAAAATACTAAGCTAAGAGGAATTACAGCGATTTTTCACCGAGGGATTCTTTACCTCATGCGATCGCAAGAAGGAGGGCGGTTAAGCGATCGCGCACTGTTTGGCATCTGCCTGTTTACTGGTTGTCGCGTATCAGAAGCGTTGGCTCTCAACATGACTGATATCAAATCAGGAACCATCACTTTCCGAAAATGTACCACGAAAGGCAAGTACAAAACACGGATTGTAGATATTCCACTCGTTTAGGCGAACAGCCCTCACGCAGATGTCTAGCACGGGAATATCTTTGAGGACTATTCAGGAAATTTAATTAGTAGATAAAAAAGAAAAATAATGCTAGGTAAAATTGATTGGTTTGGTGGCTTTAATAATAAAACAAATAAATTTAATCATTTTGGTTATATTACTCCATTGGAGGGAGTAAGTACAAAAGATATTCGTATCGAGCGAGACGATGTTCCATTAGATATACAAAAAATTATAGAGGGTAATAAAGGAAGGGGAGTTTATGTTCAGTTTGATATTGATTCAAAACGTAATCTAGCAATTAACCTAAAAGTGCCAACTTTTATTGGTGCTATTAAGAGGTCTGAACTTTCGGGACATTGGCAGATTACCTATAATGATAATTGTAAACTTCATTTCAGAAGTAGGACTCACTATCAAAGCGAAAGCATTGTTGCTTTCAGCATTAAAGAAATCAAGGATAGAGAGGCTATGGAAATGGCTGAAATATTGGGAAAAGACCAAGAAATAAAATATAAACAAGTCCCATTCTTATTAAAAATAATTAATGATATAAGAGAAATTGACACTGATGAAAGAATAGTTGAAAAATATGCTAATAGTAATATATTTGTATTATTTAAAATATTTATTATTGAATATTTGTTAGCTTTACCATTGGAGATGGCTGAAATTTTTATTGTTAACAAACTAAAATATTTAAATGATGAGCAACAAGATTTTGTTATTAAGGAAATTGCAACAAAACTACCAAACCTTCTAATTGGCTCTTCAACCCTACGTTCGTACTTAAAATTGGATTCTTATAGTAAAAATAGTTATATTTTATTCATAAATGAACATATTAATCTAGTAGAAGGGAATTTCAAAATAGAATTGATATATGAACTAGTTAAAAAAGTAGAACAAGCAAACGAAAGAGAACGTAATATCTATTGGCAGCAAGTGGAATATCTACGAGATAATTTAGATTATAAAAACTTTCTCTGGCATATTGCTCCAACAGCAAGGAAAATTCCAATAATTGCTGAATATACATTATCTATAGCAGAAGATGCTGCTGAAAAGGTAGTTCTTGAACATCTTGAGCAATTTAATAAGCAAGAGCAAGATAAATTGATTAATGAACTTATTAAAAAATCACCCAATGTTATCTTAGTTTCTTCTAAGCTGCGCTCTTATTTAAAACTTACAGAAGACGATTTCAATAGCTATGGTATTTTTATTAACAATTATCTTAATAGCGTAAATGATGACTTATTTAACGAATTAATAAATGAATTAATTGAAAAAGTAGAACAAGCAAACGAAAGAGAACGTAATATCTATTGGCAACAAATTGAATATCTACAACATAATTTAGATTATAAAAACTTTCTCTGGCATATTGCGCCAACAGCAAAGAAAGAAGCAATTATTCAACAGCGTTGTAAAACATTTTTTGACATTATCTCTCGGTTTCAATATAGCAATTATCCTTACGAAAGATATATTTCTCATGATTGGCGCGAACTATATCATTTAAACCAGTCAGATAAATTGTTAATACAGAAATGGGATGCTAGTGTAAATTTCAATGAAATTACAGCAGCGAAAATGATTTCAGCACGCGGTGCTGAAAAATTAGTAATTCAATTTTATCAAGCTTTAGATCATCAGGTAGAAGATATTTCAATTCATCAAGTTACTCAACAAAGTATAGAGTGGAAATTGGGTGATATTAGATTAGATTTCAAATATTTACTTGATGTTAAAAATAGTAGAATAAGTGTTAATTCTAATTCTTATTCAGAATTTTGTGTTCCGAAATTCAAAGAATCCCGTGGTAATAATGTTAAAATCGTTGGTGTTTTATCCCCATATCTTCAAAAAAAATATATGTATGGGAAAGTAAAAGCCAAATTTCGTGTTGAAAATCCTAAAGTATTAGGTGCTTTTGATAAAGCCAAGCTGAGTGAATTAGAAACCATATTTAGTGACCGATTTATAAGTATAAATATGCCGAGAGGGTCTGATACCAATAAATACTTGCCCCCTTGGCTGTTTGATTATGATGAGCGTTTTTATAAGCAACAGTGTGAAATTTTAACAGAATTACAAAATTTATGTGATCAAGATATACCAAGTTGGGAAGATATATCACTAGTTACTCAAGAGTTTATACCTTTATTTATAGCTGCAAAACGTCGATTACCACAGACTTGGGTTAATAATTTACCCCAATGGCAAGTCAATTTCATAAATTACTTGATTAATCTTCCTACAGAACGAATTACTTTGCCATATTTATTCATGTCTATCTTGAGACATTTTTTATTAATGCTTGCTTACCAAGGAAGTGATTATAGTCCCCAACAATATTTAGAGCTTATATACACAGACACGACACGAAATAATCCACTCACACTATACGACCCTTTAAACATTATCAGAGATTTTTTTGATACATTACAAATTCTTTGGAATAATCGTCAAGCATCACGACTAGATGAATTCAAAATATTTAAATTTTCTGGTCAAGGATTACTGCAAGGTCAACGTGCAGCATCAGATAAGCTAACAACAATTTTGGCATATTGTGGTGGATGGGTAGATGAAAAGGGAAAATGTGGATATAGACCATTAGTAATTGGTAGAGAGCCAAATTGTCCTACTTGCGGTCGTCTCGTCTGTCATAAATGTAATTATTGTAGTAACGGTTGTTCTGCTTATACTGCAAGAAAAAGTAATCAAAATATTAATAACTGGGGTATTGATATAGGGTAGCCATCGAGATACATTGAAATTTATGTTTGGCTAAATATGTTTGGCCTTTATTATTCATCTGTGAATAAAGATTCTAAATCTCGATAACCACTAGTAACACCAACTATTAGGGAAATTAGCTAATAATTTACACTTGGCGCAAATGTTATCAAAAAGCTTAGAGGCGGCTTTTGGGTTACTCCGAGCAATATATTCACGAATTTCATCTAAATCTTCAATTGCTGCCTCTGAAAGTGAATAATTATTCATTCAGAAGACTCCTCGGCAATTAAACGAATTTTTTCTTGTAACCTAGCAAACACAACTTCGCCATCAGTTACTTGTCCTGCTGCAATTTGTTCAGTTCCTACAGCAATTTTTTGGCGTAATTCTTCAAGTCTCTGCTCTCTTTCTTGTAGCAGTTTAAAGGCTTCATTGATGACATCATCAGCACTGGCGAATCTACCACTTTCTAACTGTGCCTGAATAAATTGCTCTAGTTCTGGTTTAATTTGGATATACATATCGACTAAGAATTTTGGTGTTTAAGTTTTTGGACAATTTATAAAATTAAACCTTTTTGATTCGGATTTGATACTATTTTAGTACCAAAACAATACTGATAAAGCCACAAGCACACACAGCATGGTTAATAGCCTGGAGCTTTGCTTTTATATAAAAAATTAGGTGTATGAAAGTACGGTGACTGCCATTACGATCGCTAGTCTTGAACTAACAGCAGTTTTTAGTGCTGAAACTAATGAAGTACCATGAACTAAAGCATCTGCTCATAGTGCTGTGTGAGAGTATGTCAGATATTCTTCCAGAAAACCAAATAGCATAGAATGTAGAGCCGCCAAAAGTTAAACATGGATTTAATTCTTTGCCACACAACAGCTGATTTTGATACATTGGGCGCAGCCGTAGGACTAACTTGCCTATTACCTGGAAGCAAGATTGTGTTGACTGGGGGCGCGCATCCACCTGTGCGAGATTTTTTGGCGTTACACCGAGATGAGTATCCTTTAATTGAAAGGCGTTCGGTAAATCCTGAGAAAATTCGATCGCTCACTATAGTAGATGCCCAACAACGCGATCGCCTGGGTAAGCCTGCTGAGTGGTTAGATTTACCTCAAGTTCAGAAAATTACGGTCTACGACCACCACACGGGACAAACATCAGATATCCCTGCAACTCAGTTACATATTGCCTCGGTGGGGGCAACTACAACCCTGATTGCGGAGGAATTACAACGGCAGCAAATCACTCTCAATCCTGCCCAAGCAACGGTGATGGCTTTGGGTATTCATGTAGATACGGGTTCCCTTACCTACGACCAATCAACTCCCAGGGATGCCTTAGCTTTAGCTTGGTTGATGGTACAGGGTGCTAGTTTATCTGTAATTGCCAATTACCGTGACCCTGGTTTATCCCCCCAATTGCAGCGACTATTAACGGAAGCGTTGGAAAAATTAGAATATCTTTGCTTGCGTGGTTATACTATCGCTTGGGTGACTTTAACAACAGATGGTTATGTCCCTGGGTTGTCAAGTCTAGCCTCACAGCTCATAGAGTTAACAGAAATTGATGCTTTGCTGTTGGCAAATGAACACCCATCAAATAAAGATGATTCCCGTTTTACAGTAATTGGGCGATCGCAAATTCCGGGTCTGCATCTAGACCAATTATTTCAACCCTTGGGCGGTGGTGGTCATTCCCAAGCAGCATCACTAAATTTACGTGGTGTTGATACCCAAGATATCCTCCAACAACTGCTCAAAGGTATCAAGGCGGCTATTCCTCATCCCCCCACAGCCAGGGATTTGATGTCTTCCCCTGTCCGCACAATTCGCCCGGAAACTACAATTGCCGAAGCACAGCGCATTTTATTACGCTACGGACACTCTGGTTTATCTGTGGTTAATCCCCAAGGGCAATTGGTGGGGATTATTTCCCGTCGTGATTTGGATATCGCCCTACATCACGGATTTAGTCATGCGCCAGTTAAAGGTTACATGACCACTGATTTAAAAACCATCACCCCAGATACAACGTTGCCACAAATTGAGTCGCTGATGGTGACCTATGATATCGGTCGCTTGCCAGTATTGGCAAATGAGCAGTTAGTGGGTATCGTCACTCGTACCGATGTTCTACGGGAACTGCATCAAAATATTGCTGTAGGTGGTAGCGGGAATTTAAGCCAATTCCGAGACATGGGTACTGAGTTGAAAACTTCCCTCAGCCATGAATTGCGATCGCGTCTGACTCCCCAACTCTGGCAATTACTCACCACTGCTTCCCAAGCTGCCGAGGAAAGGGGTTGGCATTTGTATTTAGTTGGTGGTGCGGTGCGGGACTTGCTGTTGGCAGAAGCAGCCGCCGGCACGCTCATGATCACAGATATAGATTTGGTAGTTGATGGCTTCCACAAATCAGCCGATGTGGGTGCAGGTGTGGAACTAGCAAAGGCACTGCAAGAAATTTACCCAGCCGCCCGTTTAGAAATCCACGGTGCTTTTCAAACGGCTGCTTTGTTGTGGCACAAAGACCCAGAATTAGATTCTTTGTGGGTAGATATTGCCACCGCCAGAACCGAATTTTATCCTTACCCCGCCGCCAATCCCGAAGTTGAAGCCAGTTCCATTCGCCAAGATTTATATCGCCGTGACTTTACCATCAACGCCCTCGCCCTGCGCCTCACCTCTCCCCGTGCTGGTGATTTACTCGATTTCTTTGGCGGTTTATTAGACTTAAAAGCCAAGCAAATCCGCGTCCTACACGCCAATAGCTTTATCGAAGACCCCACCCGGATTTATCGCGGTGTGCGCTTTGCGGTGCGTTTTGGATTTGCTATTGAACCACGCACCGAAGAATATATCCGCTATGCCATCAACAGTGGCGTTTACGATCGCACTGCCCAAAACAATACCAAAACCCCAGCCCTGCAAACTCGACTCAAAACTGAACTCAAGCACATCTTAGAAGCCCCTTACTGGCGATCGGCTTTGCAACTACTCGATGACTTAGGGGCATTGCACTGCATCCATCCCACCCTGAGTTTAAATAGTGAACTCATACACCAACTACGTCTACTAGAACGTTGTTTGCGGCGATTTGACCCCCAACAAAACCTAATTCCTTGGCAAATGCGCTTAGAAGCCATTATTGCCCACCTAGCACCAATGTATCGGGGTAAAGTCGCCAAAAATCTGCAATTACAGGAAGATAGCATTCAGCATTTGCAAAACCTCGCTGTTGCCCAAGCTGAGATTGTACAATCTCTATCTGAATATCAGCGCCCCAGCCAAGTAGTTCAGCTACTACGCAAGTATAATTTAGAAATACTAATTTTGATTGCTTTACAAAGCCAGCGCCCCATCAGGCGGCAAATCTGGCAATACTTAACAGTCTGGGCTAACGTTCAACCGATTCTAAACGGTAATGACCTCAAGAAGTTAGGGTATAAACCGGGGCCACAATATCGACAAATGCTAGATGATTTACTAGCTAAAACTTTAGATGGAAATATTACAAATCAAGTAGAAGCCCAAGAGTTTTTAGCCCAGCAGTATCATAAATAACAATTCAAAATACCCTACGGGAAGCTAAAGCTACAAAATTCAAAAATAAAATTGGGCAACCTCCGCGTTGAAAAATATTAGTTATGTATCAATACAGTTCAGTTAGCGTTAAAAAACTGATTTGGTGTAGGTTGGGTTGAGGAACGTAGGCGCAGCCTTCTCGTAGAGTAACCCAATTCTTGCCACTTTGTTGGGTTTCGCTATCGCTCTACCCAACCTACAATTATCCTTAACTTTTCACCCAATCCCCAATCCCCAGTCCCCAATCCCCAGTCCCCAGCCATACCTTAAGTTAACAACCGAATCCTCGACCCCTGTTGCGTTTTATCTACCTCAATTCTGGCTTGAAACGCCTCCTTAAGGTGGGGCATATGGGTAACAGTGAGGATGCAGGCGAAATCGTTAGCGATCGCATTAATGGCAGCAATGAGGCGATCGCATCCTTCCGCATCTTGTGTACCAAAACCTTCGTCTACAATCAATAGTTGCAATGCGGCTCCGGCTCTTTGGGCTAATAGTTTCGCTAAGGCTAAACGAATCGCAAAGTTAATTCTAAAAGCTTCCCCACCGGAGTAGGTTTCATAAGCTCTTGTACCTCTGGCATCGGCAATGAGAATATCTAAGGTATCTATGAGTTTGGCATTTTTCTTGGTAGATTTACTGCCCTTTCCTGCTCTTTGAGTAATAAATTGTACGTGCAGTTGATTCGCACTCAGCCTGGATAAAAGTTGATTTGTCTCGGCTTCTAGTTGGGGCAACACGTTCTCAATCATCAAAGCTTGGATACCATTTTTACCAAACGCCTGGGCTAATTCCTGATATACCCGGTATTGCTGCTTGCAAGTTTGGTATTGTTGCTGCTGCTCCTCATATTGAGTTTGCAGTGTTTCCAACTGATGGGCTAACTGTTCTAAACGTCCTAACTGGGTGATTTGTTCGTCTAGTTGTCGCCGTCTTGTGGCTAACTGTTGTTCTAAAGCTTGAATTTGCTCCCTGGGGTTAGCGGCTTGGGCTAACTGCTCCACAAGGCTATCGATTTGGGTGGCGAGTTGTTGTCTTTCCTGCAATCTGGCAAGTTTAGAGACTTCCAAATCTTGCAATCTGCCCTGGAGTTGGGGATACTGTTGCTGGGCTGATAACAGCTGCTGGTAACGCAACTGCCAAGCTTGGGACTGGCGCACCGCGAGACGTAGGTTGTTATGCTGCTCAGAACTATAACCAAGTTCTGCGATTTGCTCCTCAAGGGCTGCGATTTGTTGAGCATCTTCCGAATCAGTTTGCTCCTGCTGGATTCTGGTTTGTAGTTGGGTAATTTGAGCTTGTAATTCTGGTTTACGGGCTGCTAATGTCGCCAGGCGTTTGCTAGCATCCTTGATTTGCCCTTGCTTAATTTCTGCCCATCGCCACCGTTCCACTTCGCTACGAGCCAGGGCATGGTCTTGCTCATTGTAATTTAATTGTTGCAGATATTGTTCTAATTGCCGCAATTCAGCTTGTTGATCAAGGGCAAAATCACCAACTTGCAGCGATCGCTCTAAGTGTTGTTTTTCGGCTGCCAATTGTTGTAATTGTTGTTCAGCATCGCTGGTAGATTGCAGTTGGGCAGCTAATTGTCCTCGTTGTTCTCGTAACGCATCGTAAGCATTTAATTTCTGGGATATTTCCCGATATTCCTGCCTTAATACCTGAATTTCTCTATCGGAAACTGCCATCTGCTCACGAAACACCCACAATTGCCCCTCGGTTTCCTTATACTCATCTTTGGTTTTATCTACTACCCGATTCCAATGATGTTCATCTAAAGGACGTTCGCACAAAGGACAGATAGCATCGGGGGTGCGGAGCATTTGCAATTTCTGCTCCATTTCTCCCAATAATCTTTCATATTCCCGTTGTTGGGCTTGCAGACGTTCTATAAAATTCCGTCTTTCGTGGCCTTTTTCCTGCACCCGTTGCAAATAAACCCGGTCTTTCTCCATTTGATCAATTTGCATCGCCACTTCCATGACCGCTTGTTGCAGTTGGGGTTGGCGTTGGGAGGCTCGTTGCAATTGATTCTCTGTGGCTTGTAGTTGTTCGAG contains:
- a CDS encoding site-specific integrase, producing the protein MRSQEGGRLSDRALFGICLFTGCRVSEALALNMTDIKSGTITFRKCTTKGKYKTRIVDIPLV
- the psbZ gene encoding photosystem II reaction center protein PsbZ, translated to MTIIFQFALISLVLVSFVLVVGVPVAYATPQSWVESKKLLWLGSGVWIALVLLVGLLNFFVV
- a CDS encoding type II toxin-antitoxin system RelE/ParE family toxin, whose protein sequence is MNNYSLSEAAIEDLDEIREYIARSNPKAASKLFDNICAKCKLLANFPNSWCY
- the sbcC gene encoding exonuclease subunit SbcC; this encodes MIPVQLVLKNFLSYRDATLDFRGLHTACICGANGAGKSSLLEAITWALWGESRAAVEDDVINSGEKEVRVDFTFQNNQQKYRVIRSRIRGASGILEFQIETPSGFRAITGKGVRATQDLILEHIKLDYETFINSAYLRQGRADEFMLKRPSERKEILAELLKLNQYDELEERAKDSSRQFKVRAEELERSLESIKTQLQQRENTKAQRAELEAEINQLQQVQAFETIQLQSLQVIQHQRQNSEQQLNFVRQQYQNLTQDSDRLQQEQSAVKTQLAELEAILHREAEIQNGYSHYQSLQSQEEVFAVKFDEHTRATALRQQKQQQLTKQIHELERQLQQVQGQLEALKQQEQEIQHTLSKSGEIEAALAQLAAARRHLAHLDELQMQVSPLLQQRQHLQSHLDRVHAGLVARLEQLQATENQLQRASQRQPQLQQAVMEVAMQIDQMEKDRVYLQRVQEKGHERRNFIERLQAQQREYERLLGEMEQKLQMLRTPDAICPLCERPLDEHHWNRVVDKTKDEYKETEGQLWVFREQMAVSDREIQVLRQEYREISQKLNAYDALREQRGQLAAQLQSTSDAEQQLQQLAAEKQHLERSLQVGDFALDQQAELRQLEQYLQQLNYNEQDHALARSEVERWRWAEIKQGQIKDASKRLATLAARKPELQAQITQLQTRIQQEQTDSEDAQQIAALEEQIAELGYSSEQHNNLRLAVRQSQAWQLRYQQLLSAQQQYPQLQGRLQDLEVSKLARLQERQQLATQIDSLVEQLAQAANPREQIQALEQQLATRRRQLDEQITQLGRLEQLAHQLETLQTQYEEQQQQYQTCKQQYRVYQELAQAFGKNGIQALMIENVLPQLEAETNQLLSRLSANQLHVQFITQRAGKGSKSTKKNAKLIDTLDILIADARGTRAYETYSGGEAFRINFAIRLALAKLLAQRAGAALQLLIVDEGFGTQDAEGCDRLIAAINAIANDFACILTVTHMPHLKEAFQARIEVDKTQQGSRIRLLT
- a CDS encoding CBS domain-containing protein, giving the protein MDLILCHTTADFDTLGAAVGLTCLLPGSKIVLTGGAHPPVRDFLALHRDEYPLIERRSVNPEKIRSLTIVDAQQRDRLGKPAEWLDLPQVQKITVYDHHTGQTSDIPATQLHIASVGATTTLIAEELQRQQITLNPAQATVMALGIHVDTGSLTYDQSTPRDALALAWLMVQGASLSVIANYRDPGLSPQLQRLLTEALEKLEYLCLRGYTIAWVTLTTDGYVPGLSSLASQLIELTEIDALLLANEHPSNKDDSRFTVIGRSQIPGLHLDQLFQPLGGGGHSQAASLNLRGVDTQDILQQLLKGIKAAIPHPPTARDLMSSPVRTIRPETTIAEAQRILLRYGHSGLSVVNPQGQLVGIISRRDLDIALHHGFSHAPVKGYMTTDLKTITPDTTLPQIESLMVTYDIGRLPVLANEQLVGIVTRTDVLRELHQNIAVGGSGNLSQFRDMGTELKTSLSHELRSRLTPQLWQLLTTASQAAEERGWHLYLVGGAVRDLLLAEAAAGTLMITDIDLVVDGFHKSADVGAGVELAKALQEIYPAARLEIHGAFQTAALLWHKDPELDSLWVDIATARTEFYPYPAANPEVEASSIRQDLYRRDFTINALALRLTSPRAGDLLDFFGGLLDLKAKQIRVLHANSFIEDPTRIYRGVRFAVRFGFAIEPRTEEYIRYAINSGVYDRTAQNNTKTPALQTRLKTELKHILEAPYWRSALQLLDDLGALHCIHPTLSLNSELIHQLRLLERCLRRFDPQQNLIPWQMRLEAIIAHLAPMYRGKVAKNLQLQEDSIQHLQNLAVAQAEIVQSLSEYQRPSQVVQLLRKYNLEILILIALQSQRPIRRQIWQYLTVWANVQPILNGNDLKKLGYKPGPQYRQMLDDLLAKTLDGNITNQVEAQEFLAQQYHK
- a CDS encoding type II toxin-antitoxin system ParD family antitoxin, with amino-acid sequence MYIQIKPELEQFIQAQLESGRFASADDVINEAFKLLQEREQRLEELRQKIAVGTEQIAAGQVTDGEVVFARLQEKIRLIAEESSE
- a CDS encoding glutamate-5-semialdehyde dehydrogenase, which translates into the protein MTVAALDDCPEPMKSAKRAFQASLKLGTTKGIDRSRAVLAMAQALENAFDDILEANTLDLEASREMAVPELILDWLKLTPTRLEITVEILQRLGEISDPLRRVRNADYQPEDSQSYSQLMPLGVIGFIYEAFPDLGAIAAGLCIKTGNSIILKGSTEASHSNAAIVEALQHAIVEVGLPSGCIELVTTEHGGSLRDLITQDQYINLVIPYGRSSLVQQVVRQATCPVLKSAMGNCYLYWSLNSSLDMVRWMILDSHESEPDPVNAIEKVLIHRQAMPSSLAVLWNSLKEKGFEIKGDGELVEAFPQLQLAKDNEWGNAYLTKTVAFKLVDSLDGAIAWINQYSSGHADSIATESYQESRQFALGVNSASTYINTSPRFSRNPSRGDSVFLGMSNQKGHRRGFISLETLTTLKHIIQGNGRF
- the ribH gene encoding 6,7-dimethyl-8-ribityllumazine synthase — encoded protein: MAVFEGTFTQTEPLRLAIVIGRFNDLVTTKLLAGCQDCLKRHGVDPDPHGNQVDYVWVPGSFEVPLVARQLALTHRYDAIICLGAVIRGQTPHFDYVSAEVSKGIAAASFQTGVPVIFGILTVDTMQQALERAGIKANHGWDYAMNALEMASLMRQLRSNVTDSYTQTQSLPAAFPNASIGKLTAESEEV